Proteins from one Aureimonas sp. SA4125 genomic window:
- a CDS encoding tetratricopeptide repeat protein has translation MTRARFGIALAVTGWAFLAASPASAQTSEAPVPTANPSAAAAPAATPDTAAPTPAGTNLAYGAYQRGLYLTSRRLAEPLANLGDPAAQTLLGEIYSRGLGVPRDEKAAARWYEAAAHSGSAEGQFRFALLLLDGKSVPQDLAKAQDLMKAAADAGIPLAQYNYGQMLIQASPTSGFAAARPYFEKSAKAGIADAQYAMAQIHIYGRGMAAPDLDTARSWLLAAAINGQDTAQIELGIWLINGKGGPANPAEGAGWLRRAAAHGNPIAMNRLAHLYKDGIGVAADKAEAAKWSVLAKRANNTDAALDTFFRNLDEAMQRGALDAANRFRAS, from the coding sequence ATGACCAGGGCGCGCTTTGGCATTGCCCTTGCCGTCACCGGCTGGGCCTTCCTCGCGGCCAGCCCCGCGTCGGCCCAGACGTCGGAGGCGCCGGTTCCCACGGCGAACCCGTCGGCCGCCGCCGCTCCCGCTGCAACGCCTGACACGGCGGCGCCTACCCCGGCCGGGACCAATCTGGCCTACGGTGCCTATCAGCGCGGGCTTTACCTGACGTCGCGGCGGCTTGCCGAACCGCTTGCCAATCTCGGCGATCCCGCCGCGCAGACGCTTCTGGGCGAGATCTATTCGCGCGGCCTCGGCGTGCCGCGGGACGAGAAGGCGGCAGCGCGCTGGTACGAGGCGGCGGCCCATTCGGGCAGTGCCGAAGGGCAATTCCGCTTTGCGCTGCTGCTTCTCGACGGCAAGAGCGTGCCGCAGGACCTCGCCAAGGCCCAGGACCTGATGAAGGCCGCCGCCGATGCCGGCATTCCGCTCGCGCAGTACAATTACGGCCAGATGCTGATCCAGGCCTCGCCGACATCCGGCTTCGCCGCCGCGCGGCCCTATTTCGAGAAGTCGGCCAAGGCCGGCATTGCCGACGCGCAGTACGCCATGGCGCAGATCCACATCTATGGCCGGGGCATGGCGGCGCCGGACCTCGATACCGCCCGGTCGTGGCTGCTGGCGGCCGCGATCAACGGCCAGGACACCGCCCAGATCGAGCTCGGCATCTGGCTGATCAACGGCAAGGGCGGACCGGCCAACCCCGCCGAGGGCGCCGGCTGGCTGCGCCGCGCGGCCGCCCACGGCAATCCGATCGCCATGAACCGTCTCGCCCATCTCTACAAGGACGGGATCGGCGTGGCGGCCGACAAGGCGGAGGCGGCGAAATGGTCTGTTCTCGCCAAGCGCGCCAACAACACCGACGCCGCGCTCGACACGTTTTTCCGCAATCTCGACGAGGCGATGCAGCGCGGCGCGCTCGATGCCGCCAACCGGTTCCGGGCGAGTTGA
- a CDS encoding inositol monophosphatase family protein, producing MARSPLLNVMTQTAMKAGRSLTRDFGEVQNLQVSMKGPADFVSNADRNAEEIVFQELSRVRPDWGFLMEERGAIEGKDSQHRWIVDPLDGTTNFLHGVPMFAVSIALERDGEIVAGVVFNPASDELYSAEKGGGAFLNDRRIRVAARQKLPEALIGAGAPFLGKGDHARFLYEMRHMMAETAGIRRMGAASLDLAYVAAGRFDGFWERGLSPWDVAAGAILIREAGGFVTGIDGAKFDHVSGEVACGNEYMHKALVAQLKIADTAYRGTRT from the coding sequence ATGGCCCGTTCGCCGCTTCTCAACGTGATGACGCAGACCGCGATGAAGGCGGGCCGCTCGCTGACGCGCGATTTCGGCGAGGTGCAGAACCTTCAGGTCTCGATGAAGGGCCCGGCCGACTTCGTCTCCAACGCCGACCGCAATGCCGAGGAGATCGTCTTCCAGGAACTGTCGCGCGTCCGGCCCGACTGGGGCTTCCTGATGGAGGAGCGCGGCGCCATCGAGGGCAAGGACAGCCAGCACCGCTGGATCGTCGATCCGCTCGACGGCACCACCAACTTCCTGCACGGCGTCCCGATGTTCGCCGTCTCGATCGCGCTCGAGCGCGACGGCGAGATCGTCGCCGGCGTCGTCTTCAATCCCGCGAGCGACGAGCTCTATTCGGCCGAGAAGGGCGGCGGCGCCTTCCTCAACGATCGCCGCATCCGCGTCGCGGCCCGCCAGAAGCTGCCCGAGGCGCTGATCGGCGCCGGCGCGCCCTTCCTCGGCAAGGGCGACCACGCCCGCTTCCTGTACGAGATGCGCCACATGATGGCCGAGACCGCCGGCATCCGCCGCATGGGCGCGGCCTCGCTCGACCTCGCCTATGTCGCCGCGGGGCGCTTCGACGGATTCTGGGAGCGCGGCCTGTCGCCCTGGGACGTCGCGGCCGGCGCGATCCTCATCCGCGAGGCCGGCGGCTTCGTCACCGGCATCGACGGCGCGAAGTTCGACCATGTCTCGGGCGAGGTCGCCTGCGGCAACGAATACATGCACAAAGCCTTGGTGGCGCAGCTGAAGATCGCCGACACCGCCTATCGCGGCACGCGCACCTGA
- the efp gene encoding elongation factor P: MKINGNEIRPGDVVEHAGGLWAAVRTAHVKPGKGGAFNQVELKNLIDGTKLNERFRAAETVERIRLEMKDFTFLYAEGESLVFMDIESYEQLELQKDFVGDRAAFLQDGMKVTVKMHEERAIGIALPDQVTLLITEADPVVKGQSASSSYKPAVMENGIRVMVPPFIDAGERIVVDTNEITYVRRAD, translated from the coding sequence ATGAAGATCAACGGCAACGAAATCCGTCCCGGCGACGTGGTCGAGCATGCCGGCGGCCTCTGGGCGGCCGTCCGGACCGCGCATGTGAAGCCGGGCAAGGGCGGCGCCTTCAACCAGGTCGAGCTGAAGAACCTCATCGACGGCACGAAGCTCAACGAGCGCTTTCGGGCCGCCGAGACGGTCGAGCGCATTCGCCTGGAGATGAAGGACTTCACCTTTCTCTATGCCGAGGGCGAGTCCCTCGTCTTCATGGACATCGAGAGCTACGAGCAGCTCGAGCTGCAGAAGGATTTCGTCGGCGACCGTGCCGCCTTCCTGCAGGACGGCATGAAGGTCACGGTGAAGATGCACGAGGAGCGCGCGATCGGCATCGCGCTGCCCGACCAGGTGACGCTGCTGATCACCGAGGCCGATCCGGTGGTCAAGGGTCAGTCGGCGAGTTCTTCCTACAAGCCGGCTGTGATGGAGAACGGCATCCGCGTGATGGTCCCGCCCTTCATCGATGCCGGCGAGCGGATCGTCGTCGACACCAACGAGATCACCTACGTCCGGCGCGCCGACTGA
- a CDS encoding peptidoglycan -binding protein, which yields MALSRGRRTQRTVDYWPGFVDALSTLLLAIMFLLSVFVLAQFLLSREISGRDTVLDRLNSQINELTQLLSLERTTGQDFQDQIASLQASLQSSETERSRLQQTLAEGGGAAAEANARAGGLETALSDQRQISQRAVAQVELLNQQLTALRQQIAALETALDASENRDRESQTRIADLGSRLNVALAQRVQELSRYRSDFFGRLREILSDRENIRIVGDRFVFQSEVLFPSGSDVLQAAGETEMKKLAEAIIELAREIPSDINWIIRVDGHTDNIPLSGTGRFADNWQLSTSRAASVVKYLVSQGAPANRMAAAGFGEFQPIDAENTQQARDRNRRIELKLTER from the coding sequence ATGGCACTGTCGCGGGGCCGCCGGACGCAGCGCACGGTCGATTACTGGCCGGGCTTCGTCGACGCGCTGTCGACGCTGCTTCTGGCCATCATGTTCCTGCTGTCGGTCTTCGTCCTGGCGCAGTTCCTTCTCAGCCGCGAGATCTCCGGGCGCGACACCGTTCTCGACCGGCTGAACTCGCAGATCAACGAGCTGACGCAGCTCCTCTCGCTGGAGCGCACCACGGGCCAGGATTTCCAGGACCAGATCGCGTCCCTGCAGGCTTCGCTGCAATCTTCCGAGACCGAGCGGTCGCGCTTGCAGCAGACGCTGGCCGAGGGCGGGGGCGCTGCGGCCGAGGCCAATGCGCGGGCCGGCGGCCTCGAGACGGCGCTGTCCGACCAGCGACAGATCTCGCAGCGCGCGGTGGCGCAGGTCGAACTCCTGAACCAGCAGCTGACGGCCCTGCGCCAGCAGATCGCGGCGCTCGAGACCGCGCTCGACGCGTCGGAGAATCGCGACAGGGAGAGTCAGACCCGCATCGCCGATCTCGGCAGCCGCCTCAACGTGGCGCTCGCCCAGCGCGTCCAGGAACTGTCGCGCTATCGCTCGGACTTCTTTGGACGTCTGCGGGAGATCCTGTCCGACCGTGAGAACATCCGCATCGTCGGCGACCGATTCGTCTTCCAGTCCGAGGTCCTCTTTCCGTCCGGATCGGACGTGCTGCAGGCTGCGGGCGAGACCGAGATGAAAAAGCTTGCCGAGGCCATCATCGAGCTCGCGCGCGAAATTCCCTCGGACATCAACTGGATCATTCGCGTCGACGGCCATACCGACAACATCCCGCTCAGTGGCACGGGCCGGTTTGCCGACAACTGGCAGCTCTCGACAAGTCGCGCCGCCTCGGTCGTGAAGTATCTGGTCAGCCAGGGCGCCCCCGCCAACCGCATGGCGGCCGCCGGGTTCGGCGAATTCCAGCCGATCGACGCGGAGAACACGCAGCAAGCGCGGGACCGGAACCGCCGCATCGAGCTGAAGCTGACCGAGCGCTGA
- the rpmE gene encoding 50S ribosomal protein L31, producing the protein MREKIHPEYHAITVVMTNGTEYMTRSTWGKEGDRMNLDIDPTSHPAWTGGNQQLMDRGGRVSRFKKRYEGLGI; encoded by the coding sequence ATGAGAGAGAAGATTCATCCCGAATACCACGCGATCACGGTCGTGATGACGAACGGCACCGAGTACATGACCCGCTCGACCTGGGGCAAGGAAGGCGACCGGATGAACCTCGACATCGACCCGACCAGCCACCCTGCCTGGACCGGCGGCAACCAGCAGCTGATGGACCGTGGCGGCCGTGTCTCGCGCTTCAAGAAGCGGTACGAAGGCCTCGGCATCTGA
- a CDS encoding flagellar motor protein MotA yields the protein MQVFSSPKDTTPQTEGIGSENLASPMVFLWSMLVFLALVGFVAAILSRQVQAAFVTNPGLNGLILGVLAIGILLSLMQVIRLAREVRWVNAYRDGSSEFETMPSPVLLAPMRAMIGRRRQLALTTQSMTAVLDSVATRLDETRDIARYLIGLLVFLGLLGTFWGLLGTIGSIGNTIQTLDPGGGDAASVLDSLKAGLAAPLQGMGTAFSSSLFGLSGSLVLGFLDLQVGRAQNRFYTEFENWLSSVTDVGADMLLPPSTGSTLIGTGGEEIRLLSDKLNKLVQDQTASPRTTAAMASLAESIQGLVQHMRSEQQMLRDFVETQAGEQRELRNVLDRLSKAIGTGRDGK from the coding sequence ATGCAGGTCTTCAGTTCTCCCAAGGACACCACGCCGCAGACAGAAGGGATCGGTTCGGAGAACCTCGCCAGTCCCATGGTCTTCCTGTGGTCGATGCTGGTCTTCCTGGCGCTGGTCGGCTTCGTCGCGGCGATCCTGTCGCGCCAGGTCCAGGCGGCCTTCGTCACCAATCCCGGACTGAACGGGCTGATTCTCGGCGTTCTCGCCATCGGCATCCTGCTCTCGCTGATGCAGGTGATCCGGCTGGCGCGTGAAGTTCGCTGGGTGAACGCCTATCGCGACGGCTCGAGCGAGTTCGAGACGATGCCCTCGCCGGTGCTCCTCGCGCCGATGCGGGCGATGATCGGCCGCCGCCGCCAGCTTGCCCTCACCACCCAGTCGATGACGGCGGTGCTGGATTCGGTCGCCACGCGTCTCGACGAGACGCGGGACATCGCCCGCTACCTCATCGGCCTCCTCGTCTTCCTCGGCCTCCTCGGCACCTTCTGGGGCCTCCTCGGGACCATCGGCTCGATCGGCAACACCATCCAGACGCTGGACCCGGGCGGCGGCGACGCGGCGAGCGTCCTCGATTCGCTGAAAGCGGGCCTTGCCGCCCCTCTCCAGGGCATGGGCACCGCCTTCTCGTCCTCGCTCTTCGGCCTGTCCGGCTCGCTGGTCCTCGGTTTCCTCGATCTGCAGGTCGGCCGGGCACAGAACCGTTTCTACACCGAGTTCGAGAACTGGCTGTCGTCGGTGACAGATGTCGGCGCCGACATGCTGCTGCCGCCGTCCACGGGCTCGACGCTGATCGGCACCGGCGGCGAAGAGATCCGGCTTCTTTCGGACAAGCTCAACAAGCTGGTGCAGGACCAGACGGCGAGCCCGCGCACCACCGCGGCGATGGCAAGCCTTGCGGAAAGCATCCAGGGCCTCGTCCAGCACATGCGCTCCGAGCAGCAGATGCTGCGCGACTTCGTCGAGACTCAGGCCGGTGAGCAGCGCGAACTGCGCAACGTGCTCGACCGGCTGTCGAAGGCGATCGGAACCGGACGGGACGGGAAGTAG
- a CDS encoding ABC transporter transmembrane domain-containing protein: MTTEPSRPSSDARRRGNLQPLVQLLPYLTRQKRLIACALSFLVLAAATTLSLPVAVRRVIDKGFTAADSGFIDTYFGMLMILAVVLALASAGRYYFVITLGERVVADLRKDVFRHVVRLSPGFYDRNQSGEIVSRLTADTTQIKSTVGATASVALRNLILFVGAVAMMAVTSPSLSTIVIGAIPLIVIPLVAFGRSVRRRSRLAQDMLAAASAYAGEAISAVRTVQAFTSEDTATRRFGTAVDSAFNAARSSVVARSFLTALAIFLITASIVAVLWVGAQRVIDGTMTGGTLGQFLLYAVFAAGSLGSLSEVWGELSQAAGAAERLGELLAEQSAVASPVTPLLLPRPAQGAVRFEKVTFAYPTQSERSTVHDLSFDIRPGETVAIVGPSGAGKSTIFGLIERFYDPTEGRILVDGVDIAKVDLEALRSRIALVPQDVTVFAASVAENISFGEASADIEAIRLAARDALAEDFIGQMSDGFDSQIGERGVTLSGGQRQRIAIARAILRDAPILLLDEATSALDAESEGLVQKALDRLMVGRTTLVIAHRLATVLKADRILVIDGGRIVEEGTHRSLIAAGGLYARLARLQFETSDLMRAAE, encoded by the coding sequence GTGACGACTGAACCATCACGCCCGTCGAGCGACGCACGACGGCGCGGCAATCTCCAGCCGCTGGTGCAGCTCCTGCCCTATCTCACACGTCAGAAGCGGCTGATCGCCTGCGCCCTGTCGTTCCTGGTGCTCGCCGCCGCCACGACCCTGTCCTTGCCGGTCGCCGTGCGCCGCGTCATCGACAAGGGGTTCACGGCTGCCGACAGCGGCTTCATCGATACGTATTTCGGCATGCTCATGATCCTGGCGGTCGTTCTCGCGCTCGCCAGTGCCGGCCGCTACTACTTCGTCATCACCCTCGGCGAGCGCGTCGTGGCTGATCTGCGCAAGGACGTCTTCCGTCATGTCGTGCGCCTTTCGCCCGGATTCTACGATCGCAACCAGTCGGGCGAGATCGTCTCGCGGCTGACGGCCGACACGACGCAGATCAAGTCGACCGTCGGCGCCACCGCCTCGGTCGCGCTGCGCAACCTCATTCTCTTCGTCGGCGCCGTGGCGATGATGGCGGTGACGAGTCCCAGCCTGTCGACGATCGTGATCGGCGCCATTCCCCTGATCGTCATCCCGCTCGTGGCCTTCGGGCGGTCCGTGCGGCGGCGGTCGCGCCTCGCGCAGGATATGCTGGCGGCCGCGAGCGCCTATGCCGGCGAGGCGATCAGCGCGGTACGCACCGTCCAGGCCTTCACCAGCGAGGACACGGCCACGCGCCGCTTCGGTACGGCGGTCGACAGCGCCTTCAACGCGGCACGCTCCTCGGTGGTGGCGCGGTCCTTTCTGACGGCCCTTGCCATCTTCCTGATCACCGCTTCCATCGTCGCCGTGCTCTGGGTCGGCGCCCAGCGCGTCATCGACGGGACGATGACCGGCGGCACGCTCGGCCAGTTTCTCCTGTATGCGGTGTTCGCCGCCGGATCCCTCGGCTCGCTGTCCGAGGTCTGGGGCGAGCTGTCGCAGGCTGCAGGCGCGGCCGAGCGTCTCGGCGAGCTCCTGGCGGAACAGTCGGCGGTCGCTTCCCCCGTCACGCCGCTCCTGCTGCCGCGCCCGGCGCAAGGCGCCGTCCGCTTCGAGAAGGTGACCTTTGCCTATCCGACACAGAGCGAGCGCTCGACGGTGCACGATCTGTCCTTCGACATCCGGCCGGGCGAGACGGTCGCGATCGTCGGGCCGTCCGGTGCCGGCAAGTCGACCATCTTCGGGCTGATCGAGCGATTCTACGATCCGACCGAGGGCCGCATCCTCGTCGACGGCGTCGACATCGCCAAGGTGGATCTCGAGGCCCTGCGCTCGCGCATCGCCCTCGTGCCGCAGGATGTCACCGTCTTCGCCGCCTCCGTCGCCGAAAACATCTCCTTCGGCGAGGCTTCGGCCGATATCGAGGCGATCCGGCTGGCGGCCCGGGACGCTCTCGCCGAGGACTTCATCGGCCAGATGTCCGATGGCTTCGACAGCCAGATCGGCGAGCGCGGGGTCACCCTGTCGGGCGGCCAGCGCCAGCGCATCGCCATTGCCCGGGCGATCCTGCGCGACGCGCCGATTCTTCTGCTCGACGAGGCGACCTCGGCGCTCGATGCGGAAAGCGAGGGGCTGGTGCAGAAGGCGCTGGACCGGCTGATGGTCGGGCGCACGACACTCGTCATCGCCCATCGCCTCGCGACCGTCCTCAAGGCCGACAGAATCCTCGTGATCGATGGCGGACGGATCGTCGAGGAGGGAACGCACCGGTCACTGATCGCCGCGGGTGGCCTCTACGCCCGGCTGGCCCGCCTGCAATTCGAGACAAGCGACTTGATGCGCGCGGCGGAATAG